The nucleotide sequence tcttcctggctattttgataccttgtgtctgtgtgtatacgTAATTCCtgacccccctgaagcctcttgcctatgaagctcacagctctgggttgctctgtggtactggacgttgatacaatatctcttccttcgcCGCTAccaccattcgatactatttCTTGTCAGCCTtagttactctgcctccccccctgaTCTGTGCACCcccagctaaggaatcaggctttaagtaaaccaagaaaatatttattgataacactaagaataacaagattacttatagatttcattgacaagcatatggtttcatatatgtttctcttatgttccttattcctaatatttgcctcagaactcccaatccaatctctcaacagccacctcttactctccacaccACAACTCTTCAACCCCCACCAACTCTACAACACCCACCACCTTGTCCAACACCCCcatgactcaactgtcatcctctcatttataccctcagccattcaaacacacagccaatccacatccagcattctacagcccatgtactcccccttctcactcactccacttatcgtatttcctataataaacctgcacttaccatatttacattacattcacatacaggaagatcacactccccctgccaattttatcctcacaacaaccctgcccaaagttacctagtgagcttcatggcagagcagggatttgaaccctggtcgtcCAGCTTCCAGTCTGACTCTAATCACCACACCACACTCTctttcagatgtagctaaaactcatcttttaaagaaacaacgaaaatgatcaaaccctgcAACAAGCACAGAAGTCAACTCTGTCCCTGTGTCTACTCAAGCAAAAGAAACTAGGAgcatattgttattaatatttcctttccttCATCATCAGATCCAGGGCGGGTTGTAATTCAGTAATGTTAGCCACATCAAGGTTTAGTGAATTGCATCTGCCCAAATAGTATAAGCTAATATCTGACAGCAACACCCGTCTTCGTTTTATTACAAAGGCCAAACAGGCCAGTCAGGAATGAACCTTGCTTACTGTTTATGTTAGAGTCCATGTCAACAGTTTCCAGGAGCAGGGATAATGTCCCAGGAACATAATCTGAAGATAGGGCCATAATGCAGTCACTTCATTTAATATcaagtacagcagggccccactcatatggcaggttacattctagacccctgccgaaaagcaaaaagcgCAGAAAAGTGGACCTCAATCAATAGAATGGTGCATTacgcccgaaaaccgctgtaaaagtggaataaacgccatatgagtggagctttagtctaattgcatctaattgagacagccgcattagcaaagcgctgtaaagcgggggccCTACTATAATGCTTTTGCTATGacagaagttctttccacactccatacatttttgTATCGTTCCctctgtgggttctttgatgtgcagTAAGATGTTACTCCAGACACTTATGTGGAttatctcctgtgtgggttctttgatgggagGAAAGGTTTCTACTATCACTGAagatctttccacattccatgcattcatatggtttctctcctgtgtgggttcgttgatgcaaagtaagtttgCCGTTTTCTttaaaggtctttccacattccatacatttatacggcttctcccctgtgtgggttctttgatgtgaagtgagGTGATGGCTCTgactgaaactttttccacactccagacacttatatggcttctcccctgtgtgggttctttgatgtgaagtgagGTGATGGCTCAgactgaaactttttccacactctatgcatttatgtggtttctctcctgtgtgggttctttgatgtaaagaaaAGCTTCTACTATGACTgaaacactttccacactccagacacttatatggcttctcccctgtgtgggttctgtgatgtgaagtaaggttttGGATCTgactgaaactttttccacactctatgcatttaaatggtttctctcctgtgtgggttcgttgatgcaaagtaagtttgCTGCTTTCTttaaaggtctttccacattccatacatatatatggtttctctcctgtgtgggttctctgatgTGAAGTAAGCTGTGAGCTCTGACTgaaacactttccacactccagacacttatatggcttctcccctgtgtgggttctgtgatgtgaaatTAGGCTTTGGCTCAgactgaaactttttccacactctatgcatttatatggtttctctcctgtgtgggttcgttgatgcaaagtaagtttgCTGCTTTCTttaaaggtctttccacattccatacatttatatggtttctctcctgtgtgggttctttgatgtgaagtaagctgtGAGCTCTGACTgaaacactttccacactccagacatttatacggcttctcccctgtgtgggttctttgatgtgaagtaaggctttGGCTCAGACTGAAACCTTTTCCACACTGTAGGCatatatatggtttctctcctgtgtgggttctttgatgaaaagaaaggctacTACTGTGACTgaaacactttccacactccagacacttatatggtttctcccctgtgtgggttctgtgatgagaAGTAAGGTTTTGGCTCTGACTGAAACGTTTTCCACACTGTAGGCatatatatggtttctctcctgtgtgggttctttgatgtaaagaaaGGCTACTACTGTGactaaaactctttccacattccagacaattaaatggcttctctcctgtatgggttctttgatgggaagcTAGACTTTTACTACAACTGACACTCTTTCCACACTGcagacacttatatggcttctcccctgtgtgggttctgtgatgtagcCGAAGGTCTTGGCTCTGACTGAAACATTTCCCACactgtatgcatttatatggtttatcgcctgtgtgggttctttgatgcgaagtaaggtgtgGCCTCTGACTGAAACTTATTCCACACTCTCCACATTTAtagggtttttctcctgtgtggattctttgatgtacagtTAGAACACTTCTACCACTGAAGTTTTtcccacactctatgcatttatatagtttttctcctgtgtggattctttgatgtaaagtaagcttATTTCTCATAGTGAcgctctttccacattcaataCATATATACTTTTTCTTCCCTGTATGGGCTCTTTGATATAAAGTAAGCTGAGTTCTTATACGGACGGACTTTCCACACTACATGTATTCATGCAGTTTCTCCTCTGCATGCGTACATTTATGTTGAGTAAGGTGGCCCTTCTGACTggagctttttccacactcatgCATTCATATCATTTCTCCCCGTCTGAGTtttttgatgtaaagtaaggtgaGAGGTCAtgctgaacctctttccacattccaggtaCTCATATGCTTTCTGTTCTAtatgggttctttcatgtgaAGTAAGCTGGTGAGAGTCTGAAACACTTTTCACACTCCATGCCTTGATATAGTTTTTCCCCTCTGTAGGTGCCGCAATTTTACTTTGGCttactttttaatattttctccCACAGTGAACactttccctttcttttccctTAGTGGTCTTCCTAGGGGATCCAGAGTTCATCGATAACAGCACCCTGCAAAGTACAGGATTTCCTCTTTCATTGATTTTCCTTCTGCCTTTTAAGTCTCCTTTGATTCCCAGATGTCTCTTTTCCCACTTTGTGCTTGCTTGTTTACAAAGACACCACAAAGGGATCCATATAAtgcttttttcctgccttttaCCTGTTTGGGcaaataagaaagaaaaggaaaaacctGTTAGGATTTCAAGGCATGGAGAAATGATTGGATCAGGGATCAAACACAATGACCTGCTTCTCTACATTCAAATATCCAGAAGAAATTTCTCTTTGCTTTGTTTATGCTCACATCTTTCCTAAATTGAGATGCACACACTGGTCTattgctgatgtattttaaataaattgtcCAATCAGCTTCCAGCTTCTGCCCGTATCTGGTCACCAGCACCTGGGCTACTCGGGCAAATTAAGGACCTCGCTTTCAGCAAGAGAGGTTACCTGTTTCTGCCCTGTGTTggagttttaaaatatatcagtTTTGTGGAAACATGCTTCAGTATATACACATATGTTACACATAGCTTACATTATACATACAGATCTAGGACAACAGGCTGAAATCGGCACACGCAAACATAAtatttcactaataggcaaaaaaaaccttgcggtttaagaatgtacctatagcccacagatatttctatcaatctttaaaaagcagggaaattgggcagctatagtgaatgcaccaggggagcaggagacctgacctcctctctgacatattgtactgtcctacaaatttgtcagaatgcaaacacaatttgggttggtctttcacagtccaatccacttgctgtggagcttgggagactttggtaacatgtgcctctgagcatatggtgagtggtggcaacacctgccatctccaaagatggagaattatatttttgtatgtttgctggtgttcttcttactttgcttcgttcctgtgttactaatgtttctacagagaatctaaaccagaacatttcccccctccttattcatcctagaaatctgtgtcaaatgtatttttattaatttcaaagcctttttattggtcattgtcatgtgatggtgaagacagccttttgtgtttgatattggaggttatgttctatttctattttgggtgcattaacagttgaatctgaaactgcagtttgatgtaaaatcagactgattctaatatgttgctacttcagcaatgactctagctgttggaaaaaagaggatgcatgttttcaggctgctatgtttaaaccacttcatttaaggcaaggtgggcacagtcaattaaaaacatagagcacaccttgaattttgctagaatatattttacctcccactgttttatcttgtgcaaattgagacacttctgaggtccactggagactattttgcagacgtcagtgccattattccacaattatgtttggagtttttttagtacaaattttgcagtgttgctgtacttcacacagtcatagaaacaaaagcaaaagaaaatgatttcctataggaaacgtcactaaaattgcaaagtagatcagacatatttaaagtgaccatctgaactatatcaactgtcttaataatgttgcttcctcctggctaaaacaagatcagcacagcacatatcttctttctattatttgggctgattacaggtgttgccaccactcaccatatgctcagaggcacatgttaccaaattcttccaagctacacagcaagtggattggactgtgaaagaccaacccaaatggtgtttgcattttgacaactttgtagggcagtacaatatctcagagaggaagtcaggtctcctgctcccctggtgcattcactataggtgctgaatttccctgctttttaaagtttgatagaaatatctgtgggctataggtacattcttaaactgcaaggttttttgcctattagtgaatttccctgctttttaatccgggaggtaagaaatgggatcctgtgcaagtttgctgagaacagattgatcatttgcatgctattgaattcagtgggatttacacacacacacccagcaatcatgcttaggataggtgaaactgaccacaggggatggggaagggaggaggaggagggagggtggaaaggcagaggggaggactgggatggcagcaggcagaagggggaggggagaagaaggacagatgtggtcatttgcatgtttattgagttcagtgggatttcctcccatgcaatcatgcttaggataggtaaaactgactggggggaagggatggagggatggagtgggcaggggaggtggaagaaggaagaggggaggggaggagaaagggagaggaaaggggaaagagggaaaaggcaggcctgatcatttgtatgattattgcgttgaatcggatttactcctttgcaatcatgattagaataggtaaaactgaccaggctgagcatgccaaccaagacatcttctgtatctttcaaagttgtgctgggggaagtgagaattctaccttgtggtttttcccattacaatgttgcaagaacaccggcacttggctgactttctcttctcttaaagatacaggatcagtctcaggccctgaacctggccctacctcccacccaaatttaaaacaaagctgtccctggccacatccacaccagacctctaTTACACtctggacaatcattatttatttatctatttatttagtgtatttatatactgccccataaccgaagctctctgggtggtttacaataactaaaaacattgaaaacaaatctacaaatttaaaaacacatcttttaacaacaatttaaaacaatttatcatggcttctcccaaagccatggctcaaagccaatcatggcttctctcaaagaatcctgggaagtgtagttagtgaagggtgctgagagctgctaggagacgccctgttcccctcacagaccttcaatcagagtggctgactgttcaaccattctctcaggggaataggagtctcctctcagcacccttcacaaactacacttcccaggagtctttgagggaagccaggactgtctcgagtgaaatcaagtctggtgtgggtgtggccctctgattagccacgcccagcagctgtgaggcttttagaacactgacagttggcccttactgagcatgccccacgttataataggcttccagccacaatttctcaaattaattaaaaatcagccaggcatttttttaacttttaaactgcagaagatggagatcagagtatggggcaacgtcagtattaggattacaggtactctgtgaaaatggctggtttttaatgaatttcaacagattatgggaactctggcagaaaaaagtccaaaagggctctgagttttttttctccgtttttagactttgaactctcgagtctctctgactgttttgtgtaccgcCATGAAATTTGAGAGAGttcttaagcaagcatttctgatttcagaactataagttttgtaaggttttcttttgaaatgaggttatgggaagcatcacaatggcatgcggggggtattttccatttaacactgcggaatgtgaaaaatccccactggctatagtatacagccattctcgtggctgtataatataataaataatatgataGAAACATATAATAATGGCTACAGAGCTCTCTTGGTCTGTTTTAAGTATTAGACCTCTGTATAAAACACTCTGGTTGAGGATTCCTGACTTGAGTTAGGCCTGAGTGGGCACAGAAGCTACAGGGGTgtcttcttccaagctacacaggaagtagattggactgtgaaagaccaacccaaattgtgtttgctttttgacaaatttgtaaggcagtacaatatctcagagaagagatcaggtctcctgctcccctggtgcattcactatagctgcccaatttccctgctttttaaagtttgctagaaatatctgtgggctataggtatgtccttAAACAGCAAGGATTTTTGgcaattagtgaatttctctgatttttaatccaggaggtaagaaatgggatcctgtacaggtttgctgagaatggattgattatttgcatgcttattgagttccatgggatttactcccctgcaatcatgcttaggataggtgaaagtgagcatggaggaggagggagatgggaggaagcaggagggggaggacgacaggcttgatcatttccatgcttattgagttcaatgggatttactcctgtataatcatgcttaggataggaagaAGGGGTGGTGGGAGGGAACCGTAGGAAGGggaatgagaactctgagagaaaaaagtccaacaggaacAGATAAAATGTTGCAAGGCAATAGTCTGAAAGTAGGGCCATGATGCAGCCACTTCATTTGCTTTTGCTATGACTGAAGTTcgttccacactccatgcattgttgctttcttccctgtgtgggttctttggtgTGCAGTAAGACGATACTGGTGGTTCAAATTAAGGTAAGAGCTCGCACTGAACCTTTCCACATTCAAGACATTTTTATGGTTTCGACCctctgtgggttctttgatgtcaaGTTAGCTGCTGACTATGACAGAAGCACTTTCCATACTCCAGACACTTCTATGGGTTTCCCcccgtgtgggttctgtgatttgAAGTAAGGGGTTGGCTCTGACTGAAACTTTTTTTCACACTATATGCATTCATGTGGCTTTTCTTTTGTGTGGGTTCTTCCATGTTTAGTAAAATCTCTacatctgaagctttttccacactccatacattcttcttccctgtgtggattctttgatgtacagtaatggcttctctcctgagtgggttctgtgatgtgaagtaaggtgttgGCTCTGATTGAAACATTTTCCACACGCCatgcatttatacggtttctctcctgtgtgggttctttgatgtaaagaaaGGTTACTACTCTGATGGAAACTATTTCCACGTTTCAAACAATTAAACGGCTTCTCTTCCATATGGGTTCGTTGATGGGATGCTAGACTTTGACTacaactgaaactctttccacactccagacacttacATGGCTTCTTCGTTGTGTGGGTTCTGCAATGCGAAGTAAGGTGTGGCCTCTGACTGAAACTTATTCCACACTCTGCACATTTAtagggtttttctcctgtgtggattctttgatatACACTTAGAATACTTCTAccactgaagcttttcccacactcaTGCATTTATatagtttctctcctgtgtggattttttgatgtaaagtaagcttATTTCTCATACTGacgctctttccacattcagtacaggaggagggggatgggagcaagcagaagggggaggacaggtttgatcatttgcatgcttattgagttcaatgagatttactcctgtataatcatgcttaggataggtgaaactgagcatggggagaaggggaagggaggggggaggggagaaggggtggTGGGAGGGAACCGTAGGAATGggaatgagaactctgacagaaaaaagtcttaaCAGGGCTCTGGATTCCccgtttttacactttgaactcttgattttctctgactgtcttctctatcaccatgaaaacttaaaagagttgttaagcaagtgtttctgggttcaggactataagattagtaaggttttgttttgaaatgagcttatgggaagcagcagaatggcatggaggggatTTTCAAtgcaacatggcagaatgtgacaaACCCAGGCTGGCTACAATATATAGCCACTCTTCTGACTCTATAATGTATGTTAATTGTAAAGCTGTAATGAGACCCCGAACCATCTGGAAATAACCTTTGTCTCCTGGAGGTGGGGATATGTGATTTCAGTCGGCCCAAACTGGTGATTTAGGGGTACAACCTGGCCATTTTGCTGTGTCCAAAAGGGCATCAAGTACAGCACATAGTATccacctgttaccaaattcttccaagctacacaggaagtggactgcactgtgacagaccaacccaaaatgtgtttgcatatctacaaatttgtagggcagtccaatatctcagagaggaggtcaggtctctgctcccctggtgcattcactatagctgcccaatttccctgctttttaaagtttgatagagatttctgttggctacaggtatgttcttaaacctcaagggtttttgcctattagtgaattgtatttCTTTCAAATATCCAGATATCTGAGGAATGTACCATCCTGCTATAATTTAGAATGGTTTTGCATTTCTCTGATAATTAATTGTGATACTAAGTAATTAAGCTTAGGAATGAATCATAAACACATTCTTATGCTTGTCAAAGGAAAAATAATGTAAACATTCTTTCCTTTGAGCACCTAGTCAGTCTTCTCATCCGTGAGGCTCACATATTGCTTATGCCCAGATAGCCTTGTGATTCAGGTAATGATGAATTCAGAAAGTTACCTCCACTCTGCATCAATGCTTTAGATCTGTAATGCCTTGTAATTTAGCACTGGGGATGTGTCAATGTGAACTTGAGATGAAAATTAAATGAAGGGAGTACCCAAAAGAGAAAATGtagcaatgggtgacttcaactgccCTCACACAGATTGGCAACATGTGCGTTCCTGTCACAATCAAGAGGAGAAATTTCTACACATCCTAAataactgtgccctagaacaggtgGCCGTTCAACTGACCAGAGGGGTGGCCACCATGGACTTTGTCAAGAAAGCCTGTTCCTCTGGCCTAAAAACATGGCTCTGCCATGAAGAATTCTGGGTAACATCTTGCTCCTGGAATGCAGCCATATGGGTAATATCCTTCTGCTGAGAAGCAGTTTTTCCTCACTAGATGAGCCATGAGCTCAGGATTAAGACATCCACACATActcaggctgcattcacactgtacatttattccactattattccactttaaaccatcatcttcctccaaagaatcctgggaaatgtagtttgagaagggtgcaGAGACTTGTCAGGAGACgcctaatcccctcacagagctacaattctaagagtccccttggaagagggattgattgttaaaccactcggggaattgtagctctctgaggaaaagAGGAGCCTCCTGACAACTCTTagccctcttcacaaactacatttcccaggattctttgggggaagccatgagtatttaaagtggaatgatagtggaataaatgtctggtgcgaATGTGACCTAAGAGTCCCCAGCCTTAGCTAGCTGTGCAAGCGCACATATGAGAAGGCAGGAAGAGGCCCTGGAATATTCCACCTTCCAGAGGTCTCCTGATTGGCTATTAGACCCCTCCGCTGTTACTGCCAGGCCTTTTCTTACAAGAGTCAGAACCATCCTAAACTTTGTCAAAGTGTCTTAGTGTTAGGAGTAGTCAGTATTTCATCATGTACTTCAATTCGCAACTGCCCTTTGAACTTTATTGGGAGATTTCTACCTGTGCCTTGTGGGTGTTTTGGGTTCAGGATTTTCATGCTGCTcttttatatgcatttatatttttaataaagccaccTCATATTGACTGGTGTATGTTCTTTCTGAAGCCTTGGGTAGCAAAACCAGTACTTTGGCCTTTGGGATATGTGCTACCATTTAGCTGTTTTGCTTGAGGCTCCAAGAAGCAAAGAGTCTGGTCTTTAGCACTTGCCTCTTTGGAATCCTAAGCATGCCTGTTCAACGTAAGGTCTGAGAGTTCCCTGGCCCAAACGGGTGGACAGAAGGAATGGTAGCAACATGGCCTACCTGATAGGGCTGGCTTTGATTATTTACCAGCCCTGGTGAAGTTGGTGCCTGCAGGGTGCCTGAAAAAGAGCTGTGGTGTTCAGCAGCGTTCTACGTTGCAGAGCTGGTTTTGGGGTTTCAAGGATTTTGGGACCCAGTGATCATGACAGACATAAGATTAAGTGGCTCCCAGAACCAGATGACAGAAAGaagtgttgtcaaaccaattggaaaCAGTGGCCATAGCACTATCAGATTAAGTCTTGCCCATACTGGTATAGGCAGAAGTCCTCCCCTCACAGCAACGGGATGAGAAGATCCAGCATAGAGAGAAACTGCTCTTGTACCTTCAGCCCTTGCCAGGCCAGAAGACGGTGACACAGGAAGGCTCAGGATGGGCAGGGCAGACTTACTGGCCACAGCCTTACCAATAACCTTTCAGCCATAGTAAAGAAGGGACAGACAGAAGgatccctacccagagatgccacatTCCCACAGATCCGCAGCAAGGCGTCTTTCTACAGAGCCCTTTGGCCTGGATCCAGCACAGTCCGCTCCTCCTTGGACAGGCAGTCACCTCCTCAAAGGACACCAAGcctggaagaggaaggaagagggaaggtttGGTGAGGAAAAGGTAACTCCGTGGCTGACTTAGCAAAAATCCTAACTTGTACCAAAATCTCAGCAGGAGCAGTAGAAAAACTCTGCTACAAGGACCCCCTAAATGTCACCAATTGCAGCCTCCTTACCTACAGCCCACTGCATTTCTCCTCGTGGCCTGACTGGGGGACTCAGATCAGATGTCTGAAAAGGGCCCAGAGAACAGCTGCCTTCTCCAAGGTCAACAGCGCTCCGATTCTTGATTTGGG is from Rhineura floridana isolate rRhiFlo1 chromosome 3, rRhiFlo1.hap2, whole genome shotgun sequence and encodes:
- the LOC133381792 gene encoding zinc finger protein 420-like, with product MRNKLTLHQRIHTGEKLYKCIECGKNFSGRSVLTVHQRIHTGEKPYKCGECGISFSQRPHLTSHQRTHTGDKPYKCIQCGKCFSQSQDLRLHHRTHTGEKPYKCLQCGKSVSCSKSLASHQRTHTGEKPFNCLECGKSFSHSSSLSLHQRTHTGEKPYICLQCGKRFSQSQNLTSHHRTHTGEKPYKCLECGKCFSHSSSLSFHQRTHTGEKPYICLQCGKGFSLSQSLTSHQRTHTGEKPYKCLECGKCFSQSSQLTSHQRTHTGEKPYKCMECGKTFKESSKLTLHQRTHTGEKPYKCIECGKSFSLSQSLISHHRTHTGEKPYKCLECGKCFSQSSQLTSHQRTHTGEKPYICMECGKTFKESSKLTLHQRTHTGEKPFKCIECGKSFSQIQNLTSHHRTHTGEKPYKCLECGKCFSHSRSFSLHQRTHTGEKPHKCIECGKSFSLSHHLTSHQRTHTGEKPYKCLECGKSFSQSHHLTSHQRTHTGEKPYKCMECGKTFKENGKLTLHQRTHTGEKPYECMECGKIFSDSRNLSSHQRTHTGDNPHKCLE
- the LOC133379074 gene encoding zinc finger protein 79-like, which encodes MHECGKSFSGRSILSVYQRIHTGEKPYKCAECGISFSQRPHLTSHCRTHTTKKPCKCLECGKSFSCSQSLASHQRTHMEEKPFNCLKRGNSFHQSSNLSLHQRTHTGEKPYKCMATHIEQKAYEYLECGKRFSMTSHLTLHQKTQTGRNDMNA